A DNA window from Betaproteobacteria bacterium contains the following coding sequences:
- a CDS encoding ABC transporter substrate-binding protein: MTMKRSIAAAVLAGIAAHAPAADQIKIGFMSTLSGPSAALGIDIRDAFNLALKANGGKLGGLPAEVIVADDQMNPDTGKQLATRLLKKDRVDVVTGIVFTNVMLAVNPAVMENQTFMVSANAGPGALSGEGCNPYFYAASWQNDGYHEAAGQFATSKGYKSVVLLAPNYPAGKDALTGFKRLFKGQVIDEIYTKLGQLDFAAELAQVRAAKPEAVYIFQPGGMGINFIKQWVAAGLNKQMVLVTPGFSADEDVIKAVGEPMLGMYNTAHWAHDLGNAENRKFVADFQKEYGRTPTVYAAQGYDTARMLDAAVRDAKGKIEDKAAFGKALAAANFKSVRGEFKFNVNHFPIQNYYLRQIWKDPSGRITNKLVSTVLTNHPDAYAPACKMKPW; the protein is encoded by the coding sequence ATGACGATGAAACGAAGCATCGCGGCCGCCGTCCTGGCCGGAATCGCCGCCCACGCGCCCGCGGCCGACCAGATCAAGATCGGATTCATGAGCACGCTTTCCGGGCCCTCCGCGGCGCTGGGCATCGACATCCGCGACGCCTTCAACCTGGCGCTCAAGGCCAACGGCGGCAAGCTGGGCGGCCTGCCCGCGGAAGTCATCGTCGCGGACGACCAGATGAACCCCGACACCGGCAAGCAACTCGCGACACGGTTGCTCAAGAAGGACCGCGTCGACGTGGTGACCGGTATCGTGTTCACGAACGTGATGCTGGCCGTCAATCCCGCCGTGATGGAGAACCAGACCTTCATGGTAAGTGCGAACGCCGGCCCCGGTGCGCTCTCGGGCGAAGGCTGCAATCCCTACTTCTACGCAGCCTCCTGGCAGAACGATGGTTACCACGAGGCCGCCGGGCAGTTCGCCACCAGCAAAGGCTACAAGTCGGTCGTCCTGCTCGCGCCGAACTACCCCGCGGGCAAGGATGCGCTCACCGGCTTCAAGCGCCTCTTCAAGGGCCAGGTCATCGACGAGATCTACACCAAGCTGGGCCAGCTCGACTTCGCCGCGGAGCTGGCGCAGGTGCGCGCTGCGAAGCCCGAAGCCGTGTACATCTTTCAGCCGGGCGGGATGGGCATCAACTTCATCAAGCAGTGGGTGGCCGCAGGGCTCAACAAGCAGATGGTGCTCGTGACACCCGGCTTTTCCGCCGACGAGGACGTGATCAAGGCCGTGGGCGAACCCATGCTGGGCATGTACAACACGGCGCACTGGGCGCACGACCTGGGCAATGCGGAGAACCGCAAGTTCGTGGCGGACTTCCAGAAGGAATACGGCCGCACGCCCACCGTCTACGCGGCGCAGGGCTACGACACGGCGCGGATGCTCGACGCCGCAGTGCGCGACGCGAAGGGGAAGATCGAGGACAAGGCCGCGTTCGGCAAGGCGCTCGCCGCGGCAAACTTCAAATCGGTGCGTGGCGAGTTCAAATTCAACGTCAATCACTTCCCCATCCAGAACTACTACCTGCGCCAGATCTGGAAGGACCCGTCGGGGCGCATCACGAACAAGCTCGTGAGCACGGTGCTCACGAACCATCCGGACGCCTATGCCCCGGCATGCAAGATGAAGCCGTGGTAA
- a CDS encoding (2Fe-2S)-binding protein, which produces MDVQVNKQNQSFNGDPQMPLMWYLRDELGLTGTKFGCGVGLCGACTVHVNGKAVRSCVTPMSEVSSQSVTTIEGLSPDGNHPVQKAWRAHNVPQCGYCQPGQIMQAAGLLNQNKKPSDAQINEMMAGNICRCGCYQRIFAAVKTASQEA; this is translated from the coding sequence ATGGATGTACAGGTCAATAAGCAGAATCAGAGTTTCAACGGGGACCCGCAGATGCCGCTGATGTGGTATCTGCGCGATGAGCTGGGTCTCACCGGTACCAAGTTCGGCTGCGGCGTCGGCCTGTGCGGCGCCTGTACCGTGCACGTGAACGGCAAGGCCGTTCGCAGCTGTGTCACGCCGATGAGCGAAGTGTCGAGCCAGTCCGTCACGACCATCGAAGGCTTGTCTCCCGACGGCAATCACCCGGTGCAGAAGGCCTGGCGCGCGCACAACGTGCCCCAGTGCGGTTACTGCCAGCCCGGCCAGATCATGCAGGCGGCCGGTCTGCTCAACCAGAACAAGAAGCCGAGCGATGCGCAGATCAACGAGATGATGGCCGGCAACATCTGCCGCTGCGGCTGCTATCAGCGCATCTTCGCCGCCGTCAAGACCGCGTCGCAGGAGGCCTGA
- a CDS encoding xanthine dehydrogenase family protein molybdopterin-binding subunit codes for MNFQQYADQPILKNVSRRDVLKGIVSGGGLVLAGQFLPRDAMADGGHVNQYDTGAGGMPGGVVWDPHVFVSVSPDGTVTIVTHRQEMGTGSRTSLPMVVADEMEADWAKVKIVQAPGDEKKYGNQDTDGSRSIRHFVQPMRTCGAAARKMLETAAAMTWSVPDTEVRAQNHKVVHLPSGKSLGFGELATKAAALPTPKQRDVELKDPSQFRYIGKGKVQITDLHNITTGKAIYAQDVRVPGMLFATIERPPVVLGKAVKWDEAAAMAVPGVKKVVFIAPTPMPAVFAPLGGVAVIATSTYAAQKGRAALNVQWDDGPNADYDSDNFKEAMAAAAHKQGKIERNEGDFDAAIKGAAKVIERDYYIPHGHHATMEPPAAVCQIKGGKAEVWACVQSPGGTRGVIAGALGMKEDDVTVNVTLLGGGFGRKSKCDFAVEAALLSRAMDGQPVKVVWTREDDIQHGYYHSVSYQNVTAGLDASGKVIAWRQRSVSPSLMSNFMPDPKRESALELGLGLIDTPFDVPNLRLETGEAVAKTRIGWFRSVNNIPHAFAMQSMVAELAAELGKDPKDFLLEMIGPARIVDPRKTVTQELWNYGDPWGTYPIDTGRLRAVVERAAKEAGWGRKLPAGHALGIACQRSFLSYVATVVEVAVDKDGNVSVPRVDTAFDAGFVVNPERFRSQVEGAAVMGLTIAKHTNITFKNGRVQQSNFGDYKVLRIGEGAMDVRVHIMPHGIETPSSGVGEPGVPPFAPAFYNAIYAATGKRIRNLPLGDQLSA; via the coding sequence ATGAACTTCCAACAGTACGCTGATCAACCCATTCTCAAGAACGTCAGCCGTCGCGACGTCCTCAAGGGCATCGTGTCGGGCGGTGGTCTGGTCCTCGCCGGACAGTTCCTCCCGCGCGATGCCATGGCCGACGGCGGTCACGTCAACCAGTACGACACCGGCGCGGGCGGCATGCCCGGCGGCGTGGTGTGGGATCCGCACGTCTTCGTGTCCGTCTCTCCGGACGGAACCGTGACCATCGTCACGCACCGTCAGGAAATGGGTACGGGTTCGCGCACCAGCCTGCCGATGGTCGTGGCCGACGAAATGGAAGCCGACTGGGCCAAGGTCAAGATCGTCCAGGCCCCCGGCGACGAAAAGAAGTACGGCAACCAGGACACGGACGGCTCGCGCAGCATCCGTCACTTCGTCCAGCCGATGCGCACCTGCGGCGCTGCTGCCCGCAAGATGCTCGAGACCGCTGCGGCCATGACCTGGAGCGTTCCCGATACCGAAGTCCGGGCGCAGAACCACAAGGTTGTTCACCTGCCCAGCGGCAAGTCGCTCGGCTTCGGCGAACTCGCGACCAAGGCGGCAGCGCTGCCCACGCCGAAGCAGCGCGACGTGGAACTGAAGGATCCTTCCCAGTTCCGCTACATCGGCAAGGGCAAGGTCCAGATCACCGATCTGCACAACATCACCACCGGCAAGGCGATCTACGCCCAGGACGTCCGCGTCCCCGGCATGCTGTTCGCCACCATCGAGCGTCCCCCGGTCGTGCTGGGCAAGGCGGTCAAGTGGGATGAGGCGGCCGCCATGGCCGTGCCCGGCGTCAAGAAGGTGGTGTTCATTGCCCCGACCCCCATGCCTGCCGTGTTCGCCCCCCTGGGCGGCGTGGCGGTGATCGCGACCAGCACCTACGCGGCGCAGAAGGGCCGTGCAGCGCTGAACGTGCAGTGGGACGATGGTCCCAACGCCGACTACGATTCCGACAACTTCAAGGAAGCCATGGCGGCGGCGGCCCACAAGCAGGGCAAGATCGAGCGCAACGAAGGCGACTTCGACGCCGCGATCAAAGGCGCTGCCAAGGTCATCGAGCGCGACTACTACATTCCGCACGGCCACCACGCCACGATGGAACCGCCGGCAGCGGTCTGCCAGATCAAGGGCGGCAAGGCCGAGGTGTGGGCCTGCGTGCAGAGCCCGGGCGGAACGCGCGGCGTGATCGCCGGTGCCCTGGGCATGAAGGAAGACGATGTCACCGTGAATGTCACGCTGCTGGGCGGCGGCTTCGGCCGCAAGTCCAAGTGCGACTTCGCGGTGGAAGCGGCTCTCCTGTCGCGCGCGATGGACGGCCAGCCGGTCAAGGTGGTGTGGACGCGTGAAGACGACATCCAGCACGGCTACTACCACTCGGTGTCCTACCAGAACGTCACGGCCGGCCTGGATGCGAGCGGCAAGGTCATCGCCTGGCGGCAGCGCAGCGTCTCTCCCTCGCTCATGTCCAACTTCATGCCCGATCCCAAGCGCGAGAGCGCCCTGGAACTGGGCCTGGGCCTGATCGACACGCCGTTCGACGTGCCGAACCTGCGCCTGGAAACGGGTGAGGCGGTCGCCAAGACCCGGATTGGCTGGTTCCGTTCGGTGAACAACATTCCGCACGCCTTCGCGATGCAGTCCATGGTGGCCGAACTGGCTGCCGAACTGGGCAAGGATCCGAAGGACTTCCTGCTGGAGATGATCGGGCCCGCCCGCATCGTCGATCCGCGCAAGACGGTCACGCAGGAACTGTGGAACTACGGCGATCCGTGGGGTACCTATCCGATCGACACCGGCCGTCTGCGCGCCGTGGTCGAGCGCGCCGCGAAGGAAGCCGGTTGGGGCAGGAAGCTGCCGGCCGGACACGCCCTGGGCATCGCCTGCCAGCGGTCCTTCCTGTCCTACGTCGCGACGGTGGTGGAAGTGGCCGTGGACAAGGACGGCAACGTGAGCGTGCCGCGTGTCGACACCGCCTTCGATGCCGGCTTCGTGGTCAACCCGGAGCGCTTCCGTTCGCAGGTGGAAGGTGCCGCCGTGATGGGTCTGACCATCGCCAAGCACACCAACATCACCTTCAAGAACGGCCGCGTGCAGCAGAGCAACTTCGGCGACTACAAGGTGCTGCGGATCGGTGAGGGCGCGATGGATGTGCGCGTCCACATCATGCCGCATGGCATCGAGACGCCTTCCAGCGGTGTGGGTGAGCCCGGCGTTCCGCCGTTCGCGCCCGCGTTCTACAACGCCATCTACGCGGCCACCGGCAAGCGCATCCGCAATCTGCCGCTGGGCGACCAGCTGTCCGCGTAA
- a CDS encoding pyruvate carboxylase — protein sequence MKTIRSLLVANRSEIAIRVMRAAAEMGIRTVAIFSNEDRFALHRFKADESYLVGAGKKPIQAYLDIEDVLRIAVEAKVDAIHPGYGFLSENPDFAEACGKAGITFIGPKPEVMRLLGNKVAARNLAEKMGVPVVPATGALPADFDDARRMAAEVGYPLMLKASWGGGGRGMRVVESEADLFHHLEVARREALAAFGNDEVYLEKLVRRARHVEVQVMGDKHGNLVHLFERDCSVQRRNQKVVERAPAPYLSDAQRAELCESALSLARGANYTHAGTVEFLMDADTGRFYFIEVNPRIQVEHTVTEQITGVDIVKAQIRISEGARIGEPDSYVPAQNELRINGAALQCRVTTEDPENQFTPDYGRISVYRSAAGFGIRLDAGTAYSGAVITPYYDSLLVKVTSWGHNKEEAIARMDRALREFRIRGVSSNLQFLENVIRHPQFVSGECITRFIDETPELFRFSHRRDRATKLLRFIGDVVVNGNAEMKRRRKDDTTHGPAQLPRGRPSREIPKGSRDKLKELGADGFAKWMKDSQRVLLTDTTMRDAHQSLFATRMRTHDMLPIAPYYARMAPGLFSLECWGGATFDVALRFLKEDPWHRLALLREAIPNVCFQMLLRASNAVGYTNYPDNVVRYFVQQAAKEGIDIFRVFDSLNWVENMRVAIDAVRESGAVCEAAICYTGDLFDSSRPKYNLKYYVDMAKALERAGAQVLGIKDMAGVCRPRAARALVTALKQEVGLPIHFHTHDTSGIAAASVLAAIEAGVDAVDGALDAMSGLTSQPNLGSIVAALEGTDREPDVDLESLKSLSTYWEGVRRHYAPFEADMRSGTSDVYLHEMPGGQYTNLREQARAMGLEHRWPEVARAYAQVNQLFGDIVKVTPTSKVVGDLALFMVANDLTPEDVLDASREIAFPESVVSMLKGELGFPPDGFPEAITQRVLKGDKPVQGRVAAYLPPANLDAVRAEAEHSAGRKLSDTDLASYLMYPKVFTDFAKHLRHYDDVSVLPTPVFFQGMKDGDEVAVDIDRGKTLVIRLQGRADMDEEGQVRLFFELNGQARVVRIPKAGVAAAVKQRSKAEDGNTDHIGAPMPGSVVLVPVKAGQAVKKGDPLLSIEAMKMESVIRAERDCHVRAVHVKPGDAVAAKDLLIELGA from the coding sequence ATGAAGACCATTCGCAGCCTGCTCGTCGCCAACCGCTCGGAAATCGCCATTCGCGTCATGCGCGCGGCCGCCGAGATGGGGATCCGCACCGTCGCCATCTTCTCCAACGAGGACCGTTTCGCGCTCCACCGTTTCAAGGCGGATGAAAGCTACCTGGTCGGCGCGGGCAAGAAGCCCATCCAGGCCTATCTGGATATCGAGGACGTCCTGAGGATCGCCGTCGAGGCGAAGGTCGATGCCATCCACCCCGGCTACGGTTTTCTGTCCGAGAACCCCGACTTCGCCGAGGCCTGCGGGAAAGCCGGCATCACTTTCATCGGGCCCAAGCCCGAGGTGATGCGACTGCTTGGCAACAAGGTGGCGGCCAGGAATCTGGCCGAGAAGATGGGCGTTCCCGTCGTGCCGGCGACCGGAGCGCTCCCGGCGGACTTCGACGACGCGCGGCGCATGGCGGCCGAAGTCGGCTACCCCCTGATGCTCAAGGCGAGCTGGGGCGGGGGTGGCCGCGGAATGCGTGTCGTCGAGTCCGAGGCCGATCTGTTCCACCACCTGGAAGTGGCCCGGCGCGAGGCGCTCGCAGCCTTCGGCAACGACGAGGTATATCTGGAGAAGCTGGTGCGCCGGGCGCGCCACGTGGAAGTCCAGGTGATGGGCGACAAGCACGGGAATCTCGTCCACCTGTTCGAGCGCGATTGTTCCGTGCAGCGGCGCAACCAGAAGGTGGTCGAGCGGGCGCCCGCGCCTTACCTCTCGGACGCTCAGCGCGCCGAACTGTGCGAGTCGGCACTGTCGCTCGCCCGCGGCGCGAACTACACGCACGCGGGGACCGTCGAGTTCCTGATGGATGCGGACACGGGCAGGTTCTACTTCATCGAAGTCAACCCGCGGATCCAGGTCGAGCACACGGTGACCGAGCAGATCACCGGTGTCGACATCGTCAAGGCACAGATCCGGATCAGCGAAGGTGCCCGGATCGGCGAGCCGGATTCCTACGTACCGGCGCAGAACGAGCTGCGGATCAACGGCGCTGCCTTGCAGTGCCGAGTGACGACCGAAGATCCCGAGAACCAGTTCACGCCCGACTATGGGCGGATCTCGGTGTATCGCAGCGCCGCCGGTTTCGGCATCCGGCTCGACGCGGGCACGGCATACAGCGGCGCGGTGATCACGCCCTACTACGACTCGCTGCTGGTGAAGGTCACATCGTGGGGCCACAACAAGGAAGAGGCGATTGCCCGGATGGATCGCGCGCTGCGCGAGTTCCGCATCCGTGGGGTGTCGAGCAATCTGCAGTTCCTCGAGAACGTCATCCGCCATCCGCAGTTCGTGAGCGGCGAGTGCATCACCCGCTTCATCGACGAAACGCCGGAGCTGTTCCGGTTCTCCCACCGGCGCGACCGTGCCACCAAGCTGTTGCGCTTCATCGGCGATGTGGTCGTGAATGGCAACGCGGAGATGAAGCGCCGGCGCAAGGACGACACCACGCACGGTCCGGCGCAATTGCCGCGCGGCCGGCCGTCGCGCGAAATCCCCAAGGGTTCCCGCGACAAGCTGAAGGAACTGGGCGCCGACGGCTTTGCGAAGTGGATGAAGGATTCGCAGCGCGTGCTGCTGACCGACACCACGATGCGCGATGCTCACCAGTCGCTGTTCGCCACGCGCATGCGCACGCACGACATGCTGCCCATCGCGCCGTACTACGCGCGGATGGCGCCGGGCCTGTTCTCGCTGGAGTGCTGGGGCGGCGCCACGTTCGATGTCGCGCTGCGGTTCCTCAAGGAGGATCCGTGGCACCGGCTGGCCTTGCTGCGCGAAGCGATTCCCAACGTCTGCTTCCAGATGCTGCTGCGGGCCTCCAACGCGGTGGGATACACGAACTACCCCGACAACGTCGTGCGCTACTTCGTGCAGCAGGCGGCGAAGGAGGGCATCGACATCTTCCGCGTGTTCGATTCGCTCAACTGGGTGGAGAACATGCGGGTGGCCATCGACGCCGTGCGCGAATCCGGCGCGGTGTGCGAGGCGGCCATCTGCTACACGGGCGATCTCTTCGATAGCTCACGGCCCAAGTACAACCTCAAGTACTACGTCGACATGGCCAAGGCGCTGGAGCGCGCCGGCGCGCAGGTGCTGGGCATCAAGGACATGGCGGGGGTCTGCCGGCCGCGCGCCGCGCGTGCGCTCGTCACCGCGCTCAAGCAGGAAGTCGGTCTGCCCATCCACTTCCACACGCACGACACGAGCGGCATCGCGGCGGCGAGCGTGCTCGCGGCCATCGAGGCCGGCGTCGACGCCGTGGACGGCGCGCTGGACGCGATGAGCGGCCTCACCTCGCAGCCCAACCTCGGCTCCATCGTGGCCGCGCTGGAGGGGACCGACCGCGAACCGGACGTCGATCTCGAATCGCTGAAGTCGCTGTCGACTTACTGGGAAGGCGTGCGCAGGCACTACGCGCCCTTCGAGGCGGACATGCGTTCCGGGACCTCCGACGTGTACCTGCACGAGATGCCCGGCGGCCAGTACACCAACCTCCGCGAGCAGGCTCGGGCCATGGGCCTCGAGCATCGCTGGCCGGAAGTGGCTCGCGCCTACGCGCAAGTCAACCAGCTCTTCGGTGACATCGTGAAAGTCACGCCCACCTCCAAGGTGGTGGGCGACCTGGCGCTGTTCATGGTGGCGAACGATCTGACGCCGGAAGACGTGCTCGATGCTTCGCGCGAGATCGCCTTCCCCGAGTCGGTGGTGTCCATGCTGAAGGGCGAGCTGGGCTTCCCGCCCGACGGTTTCCCGGAGGCCATCACCCAGCGCGTGTTGAAAGGCGACAAGCCGGTGCAGGGCCGCGTCGCAGCCTATCTTCCTCCCGCGAATCTGGATGCAGTGCGAGCCGAGGCTGAACACTCCGCCGGCCGGAAGCTGAGCGACACGGACCTCGCGTCGTATCTCATGTACCCCAAGGTCTTCACCGATTTCGCCAAGCACCTGCGGCACTACGACGACGTGTCGGTGCTGCCCACGCCGGTGTTCTTCCAGGGCATGAAGGATGGCGACGAGGTGGCCGTGGACATCGACCGGGGCAAGACGCTGGTCATCCGTCTGCAAGGACGTGCGGACATGGACGAAGAGGGCCAGGTCCGGCTGTTCTTCGAACTGAACGGCCAGGCCCGCGTCGTGCGCATTCCCAAGGCCGGCGTGGCCGCAGCCGTGAAGCAGCGCTCGAAGGCTGAGGATGGCAACACCGATCACATCGGTGCGCCCATGCCCGGCAGCGTGGTCCTGGTGCCGGTGAAGGCCGGCCAGGCCGTGAAGAAGGGCGACCCGCTGCTGTCCATCGAGGCGATGAAGATGGAGAGCGTGATCCGGGCCGAGCGGGACTGCCACGTGAGGGCTGTGCACGTGAAGCCCGGCGACGCAGTGGCTGCGAAGGACCTGTTGATCGAATTGGGGGCGTGA
- a CDS encoding helix-turn-helix transcriptional regulator, with product MSRSLGMSYRLQDASFRIATTQAALDRIRSGVLLVDASGAVSFFNRAAGELLNATKAIGLHRRSDGRDELLCLRPAVNAALGNAIIGSLRTHSASAENFSKALHVPRGEGEPPLLLNFSPLPIENSFGIGTVSPAAIVFISDPARPLRVDEVLLRDLYRLTPTEIAVVRLACIGHTAPEIAAERGVNVETVRTQLKRVYSKTGTSSQAALVRLVYGLSSGG from the coding sequence GTGTCGCGCTCTCTGGGAATGTCCTACCGGCTTCAGGATGCGTCGTTCCGGATTGCAACAACTCAGGCCGCGCTGGATCGCATCCGCTCCGGGGTTCTGCTCGTGGATGCCAGCGGCGCAGTGTCTTTCTTCAACCGGGCCGCAGGCGAGTTGCTCAACGCCACCAAGGCGATCGGGCTTCACCGGCGATCGGACGGCCGGGACGAATTGCTGTGTCTGCGCCCTGCAGTCAACGCAGCTCTAGGCAACGCCATCATCGGTTCTCTGCGAACGCACAGCGCGTCGGCAGAAAACTTCTCGAAGGCGCTCCACGTGCCCCGGGGGGAAGGAGAGCCTCCCTTGCTGCTCAACTTCTCGCCGTTGCCCATCGAGAACTCGTTTGGAATCGGAACCGTGAGCCCGGCGGCGATCGTGTTCATTTCTGACCCCGCGCGGCCGCTCAGGGTGGACGAGGTTCTCCTGCGAGACCTGTATCGACTGACGCCTACCGAGATCGCGGTGGTTCGCCTTGCCTGCATCGGCCATACGGCGCCGGAGATCGCGGCGGAACGGGGGGTGAATGTGGAAACCGTGCGTACGCAGCTCAAGCGCGTCTACTCGAAGACCGGTACGAGCAGTCAGGCGGCGCTCGTTCGGCTTGTCTACGGATTATCGAGCGGCGGTTGA